A window of Fluoribacter dumoffii NY 23 contains these coding sequences:
- a CDS encoding DUF3757 domain-containing protein: MRTHRWIIFSAIYAQFTVTAYATNCPDPQTTSLKWGVPPAPWTVNPYSPNRPQGDKNTLFVRANILVAGYGQGVVCTYRNSGGEYSIWWQVPTKIPSRLDYNWIETLNGFVCSQGLEQCQFHTA, translated from the coding sequence ATGAGAACTCATCGTTGGATTATTTTTAGTGCTATTTATGCACAATTTACGGTAACAGCTTATGCAACCAATTGTCCCGATCCCCAAACTACTTCCTTAAAATGGGGTGTGCCTCCAGCTCCCTGGACTGTGAATCCTTACTCACCCAATCGACCTCAAGGAGATAAAAATACGCTTTTTGTGCGGGCAAATATATTAGTTGCAGGTTATGGGCAGGGGGTGGTTTGTACTTACAGGAATTCAGGGGGGGAATATTCAATCTGGTGGCAGGTTCCTACTAAAATTCCATCTCGTCTTGATTACAATTGGATTGAGACATTGAATGGATTTGTTTGTAGCCAGGGATTAGAGCAATGCCAATTTCACACCGCTTGA
- the nadA gene encoding quinolinate synthase NadA, with translation MFKNSTLYTPETTLMHIRNDMSICQSDYPIDWYQEDFIPYAQEYQALPDRKLTTVLAWMTPYLKKAQAHFGDRLLLLAHYYMGGDIVRLVEQFGGLIGDSYQLALMAAEHPEKSVIIESAVHFMAESISILANKNQQVYITNPKSGCTMEMLAKDFMVEPAFLDLNERYGSENILPVCYMNTSGRVKALTGAQGGAVCTSSNVKKIFQWALKQNKKILFIPDQHMGENVAYWLGIKNLAYWPGGTAGAQYSLASQDSKTLKQFDDSQLILFSSQCAVHTHYQPEMCEYWHTQGYTTIVHPECRNSVIKVAQHSGSTAFIWDYVVHDRAKTKRYAVGTENHMVENLKQHCRGLNIEVVNLAEAPKKENEKGIGCGCATMSRNDPPHLVALVDLLRQGKNMSYNEVNAGDMVNEFTGSRHRLPENDQQWVIDNAKKSLQMMIDITEDRI, from the coding sequence ATGTTTAAAAACTCTACCCTTTACACCCCTGAAACTACATTAATGCATATCCGAAATGATATGAGCATTTGCCAAAGCGATTATCCTATCGACTGGTATCAAGAAGATTTTATCCCTTATGCCCAGGAATACCAGGCATTGCCTGACCGCAAACTCACAACCGTTTTGGCGTGGATGACACCTTATCTCAAAAAAGCACAGGCTCATTTTGGAGATCGTTTACTCCTTTTGGCCCATTATTACATGGGAGGTGACATTGTCCGCTTGGTTGAACAATTTGGGGGACTCATTGGTGACTCCTATCAGTTGGCATTGATGGCAGCCGAGCATCCGGAAAAATCCGTTATCATTGAGTCTGCTGTGCATTTTATGGCTGAATCAATCAGTATCCTGGCTAATAAGAATCAACAAGTTTACATTACCAATCCCAAGTCTGGTTGCACCATGGAGATGCTCGCAAAAGATTTCATGGTTGAACCTGCTTTTCTTGATTTAAATGAGCGTTATGGCTCTGAAAATATTTTGCCTGTTTGTTATATGAATACTTCCGGCCGAGTCAAGGCACTTACTGGTGCCCAAGGCGGGGCTGTGTGTACCAGTTCAAATGTTAAAAAAATATTTCAATGGGCACTAAAACAAAATAAAAAAATTCTCTTCATCCCGGATCAACACATGGGAGAGAACGTAGCTTATTGGTTAGGCATAAAAAACCTTGCTTATTGGCCTGGGGGAACCGCAGGAGCACAATATTCACTTGCCAGTCAAGACTCGAAAACTCTGAAGCAATTTGATGATTCCCAACTTATTCTGTTTTCCAGCCAGTGTGCTGTCCATACCCATTATCAACCAGAAATGTGTGAGTATTGGCATACCCAGGGATACACCACTATTGTCCATCCTGAATGCCGCAACTCAGTAATCAAAGTAGCACAACACTCAGGTTCTACGGCCTTCATCTGGGATTATGTGGTTCATGACCGGGCGAAAACGAAACGTTATGCTGTGGGAACTGAAAATCATATGGTAGAAAATCTGAAACAGCATTGTAGGGGTTTAAATATAGAAGTAGTCAATTTGGCTGAAGCACCAAAAAAAGAAAATGAAAAAGGGATAGGCTGTGGTTGCGCGACCATGTCCCGCAATGATCCCCCTCACCTTGTCGCGCTGGTCGATTTATTACGCCAAGGAAAAAACATGTCTTATAATGAGGTTAACGCCGGAGATATGGTCAATGAATTTACCGGGAGCAGACATAGACTACCGGAAAATGATCAGCAATGGGTAATAGATAATGCTAAAAAATCCCTACAAATGATGATCGATATCACTGAAGACCGTATATAA
- the nadB gene encoding L-aspartate oxidase, which translates to MSDQLSQQGQTFEFDVLVIGTGLAGLQYCLQLISLQPRLKIALVSKAEAIECNSRYAQGGIAAVFSAEDSLESHISDTLIAGDGLCYLPAVEFIIRQGPEIINQLRQYNVHFKKDSKGNFHLAQEGGHSHRRIFNCGDQTGLSITQIMNQLAQQQKQIHFFEHHVAVNLISYYHPHRTDIQGEVLGAYILDCAANRIHTFLANCVVLATGGAGKTYRYTTNPMVATGDGVAMAYRAGARIGNMEFYQFHPTLLHHHSLNNFLISEAVRGEGALLKNAETGERFMTHYAPEQMELATRDVVARAIFSEIERSQAGYVYLDITHQSKEFLKKRFPQIYTTLLSIGIDMSQDMIPVVPAAHYQCGGILTDIDGRTDLKRLYAIGEVAFTGLHGANRLASNSLLEALVMGSNAARCTLKDISAPWKYTDHIPNWSAPSEVNTRRASQINAQWRGLRGEMTSYAGIVRTEAGLEDLLQLIIKRKKIIEEYYWRHSITRDFIELRNIILNAELIVRAALERRESRGGHYREDYPNKKTRAQESIAKLGLMDSSPE; encoded by the coding sequence ATGAGTGATCAATTATCGCAACAAGGACAAACCTTTGAGTTTGATGTCCTTGTTATCGGTACAGGACTGGCAGGATTGCAATATTGTTTGCAGCTCATTAGTCTGCAACCCCGTTTGAAAATTGCATTGGTCAGCAAGGCAGAGGCGATTGAATGCAACAGCCGATATGCCCAGGGTGGGATTGCTGCTGTTTTTTCAGCAGAAGACTCATTGGAATCCCATATTTCCGATACCCTGATTGCTGGTGATGGATTATGCTATTTGCCTGCTGTTGAGTTCATTATTCGCCAGGGACCCGAAATAATAAATCAACTGCGCCAGTATAATGTTCATTTCAAAAAGGACAGTAAAGGGAACTTTCATTTAGCACAAGAAGGCGGACATTCTCACCGCCGCATTTTTAATTGCGGCGACCAGACGGGGCTCTCCATCACCCAGATAATGAATCAGCTCGCACAACAACAGAAACAAATTCATTTTTTTGAGCATCATGTCGCTGTGAATCTGATTTCTTATTACCATCCCCACCGCACTGATATTCAAGGCGAAGTATTAGGCGCATATATTTTAGATTGCGCTGCCAATCGCATTCATACTTTTTTGGCCAACTGTGTTGTTCTGGCTACAGGCGGCGCGGGTAAAACATATCGCTACACGACCAATCCCATGGTTGCCACCGGAGATGGCGTGGCGATGGCTTATCGTGCGGGGGCACGGATTGGTAATATGGAGTTCTACCAATTTCACCCTACCCTCCTGCATCATCATTCTTTGAATAATTTCCTCATTTCAGAGGCGGTGCGTGGTGAGGGAGCTTTACTTAAAAATGCAGAAACAGGGGAACGGTTCATGACACATTACGCCCCTGAGCAAATGGAGTTAGCCACCCGGGATGTGGTTGCACGTGCTATTTTTAGTGAGATTGAACGCAGTCAAGCAGGATATGTTTATCTAGATATTACTCATCAATCGAAAGAATTCCTGAAAAAACGTTTCCCTCAAATTTATACGACCCTGTTATCCATTGGTATTGATATGAGTCAAGACATGATTCCTGTCGTTCCAGCAGCTCATTACCAGTGTGGCGGAATCCTTACGGATATTGACGGCCGCACCGACTTAAAACGTCTCTATGCCATTGGGGAAGTTGCCTTTACCGGCCTGCATGGAGCCAATCGCCTTGCAAGTAATTCCTTACTCGAAGCATTAGTCATGGGCTCCAATGCCGCTCGCTGTACTTTGAAAGATATTTCTGCCCCGTGGAAGTACACCGATCATATCCCGAACTGGAGTGCCCCAAGTGAAGTCAATACCCGACGTGCCAGCCAAATTAATGCCCAATGGCGGGGTTTAAGAGGAGAAATGACTTCTTATGCTGGTATAGTCCGGACTGAAGCAGGACTCGAAGATCTACTACAATTAATAATAAAAAGAAAAAAAATTATTGAAGAGTATTACTGGAGGCATAGCATTACTCGCGATTTTATTGAGCTGAGGAATATCATTCTCAACGCTGAATTAATTGTAAGAGCTGCTCTGGAAAGACGAGAATCGCGTGGCGGTCATTATCGTGAAGATTACCCTAATAAAAAAACCAGGGCTCAAGAAAGTATTGCCAAGCTGGGACTCATGGACAGCTCACCTGAATAA
- the purB gene encoding adenylosuccinate lyase has product MTLTALNAISPIDGRYFNKTRALSPYFSEFALIYYRLMVEIRWLESLAANTAISEVPPLDQKAKDFLSELIANFDEAEAIKIKEFEKQTNHDVKAIEYYLKDKFQQNSSLKAITAFIHFACTSEDINNLAYALMVKQAIAQVIQPTLAEIMGGITLLGKQHADVSMLSRTHGQPATPTTMGKELVNFVARLKRPQQQLCEVLIPGKFNGAVGNYNAHVVAYPEVDWRKHCSNFVTSLGLSFNAYTTQIEPHDGLAEVSQIMVRINNILLDYTQDIWSYISLGYFKQKTVAEEVGSSTMPHKVNPIDFENAEGNLGMANALFIHFANKLTQSRLQRDLSDSTVLRNIGMGFSYSLIAYLSLAKGNDKLQINKRALQEDLKSNWEVLAEAVQTMMRRYNVPNAYEQLKSLTRGHGIDEKSLKNFIEELSIPDEAKEQLLKLTPENYTGLATQLVKAFL; this is encoded by the coding sequence ATGACTCTTACAGCTTTGAATGCGATTTCTCCAATCGACGGACGTTACTTCAACAAAACACGGGCTTTGAGTCCATATTTTAGTGAATTTGCCTTAATTTATTACCGACTGATGGTAGAAATTCGCTGGCTTGAGTCTTTGGCTGCCAATACTGCGATTTCCGAGGTCCCTCCGCTCGATCAAAAAGCGAAAGATTTCCTCAGTGAACTTATTGCCAATTTTGATGAAGCTGAAGCAATTAAAATTAAAGAATTTGAAAAACAAACCAATCACGATGTTAAAGCAATAGAATACTATTTGAAGGATAAATTCCAGCAAAACAGCAGTCTGAAAGCCATTACTGCATTTATTCACTTTGCATGTACTTCAGAAGACATCAACAATCTGGCTTATGCTTTGATGGTAAAGCAGGCAATTGCCCAGGTAATTCAACCTACCCTCGCAGAAATCATGGGCGGTATCACCCTGCTTGGCAAACAGCACGCCGATGTTTCCATGTTATCCAGAACCCATGGCCAACCGGCCACCCCCACAACGATGGGAAAAGAATTAGTCAACTTTGTTGCCCGTCTCAAAAGACCGCAACAACAATTATGTGAAGTATTGATCCCTGGGAAATTCAATGGCGCAGTAGGGAACTACAATGCTCATGTTGTGGCCTATCCAGAGGTAGACTGGCGTAAACACTGCTCTAATTTCGTGACCTCCCTGGGTTTATCCTTTAATGCCTATACTACTCAAATTGAACCCCACGATGGTTTGGCAGAAGTTTCGCAAATCATGGTGCGCATCAATAACATTTTACTGGATTACACCCAAGACATTTGGAGCTATATTTCCCTTGGTTATTTTAAACAGAAAACAGTCGCCGAAGAAGTTGGCTCTTCAACTATGCCCCACAAAGTAAATCCAATTGATTTTGAAAATGCAGAAGGAAATCTGGGGATGGCTAATGCCCTGTTCATTCATTTTGCCAATAAACTCACTCAATCAAGGCTGCAACGCGATTTATCTGACTCTACTGTTTTACGTAATATAGGTATGGGATTTTCTTACAGCTTAATCGCTTACCTCTCCCTGGCTAAAGGTAATGATAAACTACAAATTAATAAACGTGCCTTGCAAGAAGATTTAAAATCAAACTGGGAAGTACTGGCCGAAGCTGTACAGACAATGATGCGCCGATATAATGTTCCCAATGCCTACGAACAATTAAAATCGCTAACGCGGGGACATGGAATTGATGAGAAAAGTCTCAAGAACTTCATTGAGGAACTGTCTATTCCCGACGAAGCCAAAGAGCAACTGCTAAAGCTCACCCCTGAGAACTATACCGGTCTGGCCACTCAGTTGGTAAAGGCCTTTCTATGA
- a CDS encoding SulP family inorganic anion transporter — protein MKTIIESYQEGLFQKKYWLQNIISGIIVGVVALPLAMAFAIASGVRPEQGIYTAIIAGIIVSVMGGSRLQIAGPTGAFIVVLSGITAKYGVSGLQISTLIAGFILLFFGLARLGGIIKFIPAPVIIGFTAGIGVVIWVGQWHYFFGLPSGGTGHFHEKLAYLIQSFPQLNLPTTLLGFFSLFLVIFSNRVPGLKRVPGPLVALLTVTIIQSVYHFSGVATIGSLFGGIPQGLPEFKIPSMTVDRIIELIGPAFTIAMLGAIESLLSAVVADGMAGTKHNSNRELIGQGIANIFAPLFGGFAATGAIARTATNIRNGGNSPLAGIIHALTLVLIILFLAPLAVNIPLTVLAAILFVVAWNMSEVKHFIKLIRSAPKADVVILLVTFFLTVFVDLVVAVNIGVIIAVLHFIRRMASSVEVQQMTQEELAHELARHNMETLPEGVLVYAVEGPFFFAATEAFQHALAVTHTDPKTLIIRMRWVPFMDVTGLQTLEEIIEDLQKRKVRVILSGANPKVEEKLRKGGIIRLLGDMNFHKDFSQALVACNA, from the coding sequence ATGAAAACCATCATTGAATCCTATCAAGAAGGTCTGTTCCAAAAAAAATATTGGTTACAAAATATTATTTCAGGAATCATTGTAGGAGTTGTCGCTTTGCCTTTGGCAATGGCATTTGCTATTGCTTCTGGAGTCAGGCCAGAACAAGGGATTTATACCGCAATTATCGCGGGGATCATCGTTTCAGTTATGGGCGGAAGCCGATTGCAAATTGCAGGTCCTACGGGAGCTTTTATTGTAGTGCTTTCCGGTATCACCGCAAAATACGGGGTATCCGGTTTGCAAATTTCCACCCTGATTGCCGGATTCATCCTCTTATTTTTTGGTCTTGCCCGTTTGGGAGGTATCATAAAATTTATTCCTGCCCCGGTGATTATCGGTTTTACTGCAGGAATTGGTGTAGTTATTTGGGTTGGGCAATGGCACTACTTTTTTGGCCTCCCTTCAGGAGGAACAGGGCATTTTCATGAGAAATTAGCATATTTAATCCAATCTTTTCCCCAACTTAATTTGCCTACAACACTCTTGGGATTTTTTTCATTATTCCTGGTTATTTTTTCCAACAGGGTTCCGGGATTAAAACGTGTACCAGGTCCACTCGTAGCTTTGTTAACTGTAACAATTATACAATCCGTTTATCATTTTTCCGGGGTGGCTACCATTGGCTCACTATTTGGCGGAATACCACAGGGGTTGCCGGAATTTAAAATTCCCAGCATGACCGTAGATCGAATTATAGAATTGATAGGACCTGCGTTTACTATTGCTATGCTTGGAGCTATAGAGTCTCTTTTATCTGCAGTAGTCGCCGACGGTATGGCCGGAACAAAACATAATTCCAATCGGGAGCTCATTGGGCAGGGGATAGCTAACATTTTTGCCCCCTTGTTTGGAGGGTTTGCGGCAACCGGAGCTATTGCACGTACTGCAACAAACATCCGTAATGGAGGAAACAGCCCTTTAGCAGGGATTATTCATGCGCTCACTTTAGTTTTAATTATTCTTTTTCTGGCTCCATTGGCAGTAAATATACCACTTACGGTTTTGGCTGCAATCTTGTTTGTCGTAGCCTGGAATATGAGCGAGGTAAAACATTTTATTAAGTTAATACGTTCTGCTCCAAAGGCCGATGTAGTAATTTTGTTAGTCACTTTTTTCCTCACTGTGTTTGTTGATTTGGTGGTTGCAGTAAACATAGGTGTGATCATTGCGGTGTTGCATTTTATTCGACGTATGGCATCCAGTGTTGAAGTACAACAAATGACCCAGGAGGAACTCGCTCATGAACTGGCACGACACAATATGGAAACTTTGCCTGAAGGTGTTTTGGTTTATGCGGTAGAAGGTCCTTTTTTCTTTGCTGCCACCGAAGCATTTCAACACGCATTGGCAGTTACCCATACAGACCCCAAGACATTAATTATAAGAATGCGTTGGGTTCCTTTTATGGATGTTACAGGATTACAAACCTTGGAAGAAATCATTGAAGATTTGCAAAAACGAAAAGTGAGGGTGATTTTAAGCGGTGCTAATCCAAAGGTAGAAGAAAAACTCCGTAAAGGGGGTATTATCAGACTCCTTGGAGACATGAACTTCCATAAAGATTTTTCACAAGCTTTAGTGGCATGCAATGCTTAA
- the ppsA gene encoding phosphoenolpyruvate synthase, with amino-acid sequence MTVKTHIIDLAHLGMHDLEQVGGKNASLGEMISHLSSAGVAVPGGFATTADSFREFLSQDNLDKKIYAKLANLDPENVHQLASVGKEIREMIVSTPFTPEFEHSVRVAYKQLAKSIGHDDFSVAVRSSATAEDLPDASFAGQQETFLNVKGIDQVLISIKHVFASLFNDRAITYRTHHQFEHHEVALSAGIQQMIRSDLAVSGVMFTMDTESGFDQVVFITSSYGLGEMVVQGAVNPDEYYVHKPGIQAGRPAVIRKNLGSKALKMVYGDDPNSKQRVKTVEVDAKDRILFSLTSAEVESLARQAMIIEKHYGRPMDIEWAKDGLNGQLYILQARPETVKSRDNKQILERYTLKKKSEILAEGRSIGQRIGQGKARIIKDVSEMDRVQPGDVLVSDMTDPDWEPVMKRASAIVTNRGGRTCHAAIIARELGIPAVVGCGDATKTIRDGDEVTVSCAEGDNGYVYAGLLPFEQERLDVETMPELPMKIMLNVGNPERAFTFQSIPNSGVGLARLEFLISNTIGIHPRALLDFDSLKDKELKNYIIEKTAAYASPVEYYIERLKEGIATIAAAFYPKPVIVRLSDFKSNEYANLVGGHLYEPHEENPMLGFRGASRYVSKSFAECFALECKAVRRVREEMGLTNVEVMIPFVRTVSEASNVIEVLKQQGLERGKHGLRVIMMCEVPSNALLAKEFLEYFDGFSIGSNDLTQLTLGLDRDSALIAAQFDERNEAVKALLHMAISACKKANKYIGICGQGPSDHQDFAQWLMKEGIESVSLNPDSVLETCLFLAKQ; translated from the coding sequence ATGACGGTCAAAACACATATAATTGATTTAGCACATCTTGGCATGCACGACCTGGAGCAGGTTGGTGGAAAAAATGCTTCTCTTGGAGAGATGATCAGTCATTTATCCTCAGCAGGGGTTGCTGTCCCTGGTGGATTTGCAACGACTGCAGACTCTTTCAGAGAATTCTTGTCCCAGGATAATCTGGATAAAAAAATCTATGCAAAATTAGCGAATCTGGATCCGGAGAATGTGCATCAATTAGCCTCTGTAGGAAAAGAAATCAGAGAGATGATCGTGAGCACGCCATTTACTCCTGAGTTTGAACATTCAGTGCGAGTCGCTTACAAACAGCTGGCGAAATCCATAGGTCATGACGACTTTAGCGTCGCAGTTCGTTCATCAGCCACCGCAGAGGATTTGCCTGATGCTTCTTTCGCAGGCCAACAAGAAACGTTTCTTAATGTAAAGGGAATCGATCAAGTTCTAATTTCCATAAAACATGTTTTTGCATCCTTATTCAACGACAGGGCAATTACTTATCGAACACATCATCAGTTTGAACACCATGAAGTAGCTTTGTCAGCAGGTATCCAACAGATGATCCGTAGCGATTTGGCAGTCAGCGGGGTGATGTTTACTATGGATACAGAGTCTGGGTTTGATCAGGTGGTATTCATAACTTCCTCCTATGGATTAGGCGAGATGGTGGTCCAGGGTGCGGTTAACCCTGATGAGTATTATGTGCATAAACCTGGAATTCAGGCTGGTAGGCCTGCAGTGATCCGTAAAAATCTGGGCAGTAAAGCATTAAAAATGGTTTATGGTGATGATCCAAATAGCAAACAACGGGTTAAAACGGTAGAAGTTGATGCGAAAGACCGCATATTATTTTCACTAACTTCTGCCGAGGTTGAAAGTCTGGCTCGTCAAGCCATGATTATCGAAAAACACTACGGTCGCCCAATGGATATAGAGTGGGCAAAAGATGGATTAAATGGACAATTGTATATTTTACAGGCTCGTCCTGAAACAGTTAAAAGCCGTGATAATAAACAAATATTGGAACGTTATACATTAAAGAAGAAAAGTGAAATATTAGCAGAAGGACGAAGTATTGGACAACGTATAGGTCAAGGTAAGGCACGAATCATTAAAGATGTCAGTGAAATGGATCGTGTACAGCCTGGCGATGTATTGGTTTCGGATATGACAGATCCTGATTGGGAACCAGTAATGAAACGTGCTTCCGCTATTGTGACTAACCGTGGGGGCAGAACCTGCCATGCTGCTATTATTGCACGGGAACTGGGTATCCCCGCTGTGGTAGGGTGTGGTGATGCTACGAAAACCATACGTGATGGGGATGAGGTGACCGTCAGTTGTGCCGAGGGTGATAACGGCTATGTTTATGCGGGTTTACTGCCCTTTGAACAAGAGCGTCTTGACGTTGAGACGATGCCAGAGTTACCGATGAAAATCATGTTAAATGTGGGTAACCCCGAAAGAGCCTTTACATTCCAGTCTATTCCCAACTCAGGAGTGGGACTTGCTCGCCTGGAGTTTTTAATTTCCAATACAATTGGGATTCATCCGCGTGCATTACTGGACTTTGATAGCCTCAAGGATAAAGAATTAAAAAACTATATCATAGAAAAGACAGCAGCTTATGCTTCTCCGGTTGAGTATTACATTGAACGATTAAAAGAGGGTATCGCTACAATTGCTGCTGCATTCTATCCCAAACCCGTAATTGTACGATTATCAGATTTTAAATCTAATGAGTATGCAAATCTTGTCGGTGGACATTTATATGAGCCTCACGAAGAAAACCCCATGTTAGGTTTTAGAGGTGCATCACGCTACGTTTCGAAATCCTTTGCTGAGTGTTTTGCGTTGGAATGTAAAGCGGTACGGCGCGTTCGCGAAGAGATGGGATTAACCAATGTAGAAGTGATGATCCCTTTTGTAAGGACTGTCTCCGAGGCAAGCAATGTGATTGAGGTCTTGAAACAACAAGGTCTGGAACGCGGCAAACACGGGTTACGGGTAATTATGATGTGTGAAGTACCTTCCAATGCTTTGTTAGCAAAGGAATTCCTGGAATATTTTGATGGTTTTTCAATAGGGTCAAATGATTTAACTCAATTGACCTTGGGTTTAGATAGGGACTCAGCATTAATTGCAGCTCAGTTTGACGAACGTAATGAAGCGGTCAAGGCTTTATTACATATGGCAATTTCCGCCTGTAAAAAAGCTAATAAATACATAGGTATTTGCGGGCAAGGACCTTCAGATCATCAGGATTTTGCCCAATGGTTAATGAAAGAAGGAATAGAGAGTGTATCGCTTAATCCTGACTCCGTACTGGAAACATGTTTGTTTTTGGCAAAGCAATAA
- a CDS encoding cation:proton antiporter, with amino-acid sequence MQRLKGWLLFIGIFPAAAFASASPDHIDPVAFVLLGVTTIFFFAIIGRYTARRLHQPSVLGELLIGIFIGNLFYHYGFPLAVLLREGSAIFDIMKQILQGVPINQAVASIIPEPNYARQVVEALNGPHGADFLKITYVVDIFSRYGVIFLLFMVGLESSIEEMKHTGRDSFFVALLGVVAPMLLGFAVAYMLMPNGSYQTDLFIAATLSATSIGITARVLTEMKKLRTREAKIILGAAMLDDVLGLIILAVVSSLVISGEVDMLVLLRIIISAALFFTGSLFFGPIILRKAIYFFRFLEPWEAKLFISFIFIMALSWLASVLQLATIIGAFTAGIILHDDYFDKKSLSTKDRRSIYHLLSPLESILSPMFFIVIGIQVKLECFYHWNVLILASGLILAAVAGKLISGYGARPSDDRLLIGIGMLPRGEVGLVFASIGRTLGVISDDLFSAIVLMVMITTFIAPLLLKIRYTMKDRKPVHE; translated from the coding sequence ATGCAACGTTTAAAAGGGTGGCTTCTTTTTATAGGAATATTTCCTGCGGCGGCTTTTGCCTCTGCTTCTCCAGATCACATTGATCCGGTTGCCTTTGTATTGCTTGGGGTGACTACAATTTTTTTCTTTGCAATTATTGGCCGCTATACCGCAAGACGCTTACACCAGCCCAGTGTGCTTGGAGAGTTGCTGATAGGAATTTTCATTGGCAATTTATTTTATCATTATGGATTTCCCTTGGCGGTTTTATTGCGTGAAGGTTCTGCAATTTTTGATATTATGAAGCAAATACTCCAGGGAGTGCCAATCAATCAAGCGGTTGCATCGATTATTCCTGAACCCAATTATGCTCGACAAGTAGTTGAAGCTTTAAATGGCCCACATGGTGCCGATTTCCTGAAAATCACCTATGTTGTAGATATTTTTTCACGGTATGGGGTTATTTTTCTTCTCTTTATGGTGGGACTGGAAAGCTCGATAGAGGAAATGAAACATACAGGTCGAGATTCATTTTTTGTCGCCTTACTTGGTGTGGTTGCACCTATGCTTCTTGGGTTTGCTGTCGCTTATATGTTGATGCCGAATGGCTCCTATCAAACGGATTTATTTATTGCGGCTACCCTAAGTGCCACAAGTATAGGGATTACAGCCCGCGTACTTACTGAAATGAAAAAATTACGTACCCGGGAGGCCAAGATTATTTTGGGTGCTGCCATGCTGGATGATGTGTTGGGCTTAATCATATTGGCGGTGGTCAGTTCCTTGGTAATTAGCGGCGAAGTTGATATGCTGGTTTTATTGCGCATTATTATCAGTGCAGCATTGTTTTTTACCGGGTCTTTATTCTTTGGGCCAATTATTTTACGCAAGGCCATTTATTTTTTTCGTTTCCTTGAACCTTGGGAAGCAAAATTGTTCATCTCCTTCATATTTATAATGGCTCTCTCCTGGTTGGCATCAGTGCTGCAGCTGGCGACAATTATTGGTGCATTTACAGCGGGGATTATTCTTCATGATGACTATTTTGATAAAAAGTCTTTAAGTACGAAGGATCGTCGTAGCATTTACCATTTATTATCGCCATTGGAATCCATATTGTCTCCTATGTTTTTTATCGTGATTGGCATTCAGGTAAAATTGGAGTGTTTTTATCATTGGAATGTACTTATTTTGGCAAGTGGGTTAATTCTTGCAGCTGTGGCAGGTAAATTAATTAGCGGCTATGGGGCACGTCCTTCCGATGATCGATTGCTCATAGGCATCGGAATGTTGCCGCGGGGTGAAGTGGGTTTGGTATTTGCATCTATTGGACGAACCCTGGGTGTTATATCCGATGACTTATTTTCTGCTATTGTTTTAATGGTTATGATTACTACCTTTATTGCCCCTTTATTATTAAAAATTCGCTATACAATGAAGGATAGGAAACCCGTACATGAATAA